A region of the Variovorax sp. 54 genome:
CCTCGCCGGAAAGCGCGCAGGCGCAGGCCCTCGCGCAGCGCTGGATCGCGCTGCTGCTCGAAGAGGCCGGCGGCGACGAAGCCCTGCTCATGCAGCTCTACGCCATGCACTGGAACGAGCCCGCGCTGCACTCGCTGACCGGTGTCGACCGCGCCGGCATGCAGTTCATCTCGCATGCGATGGCCTACGCGCGGCTGCAGCGGTACGGCGCACATTGCGACGCCGCCGAGATGGCCTTGCTCGCGCAGCACTACGTTGCGCAGACCGACGCGTGGCCCCCGCTGATCGCCGATGTGCGACAGCAGATGCGGCAGGGCGCGGCGCCCGACAGCGCGCCGGTGCGCGTGCTGGCTGCCCGCTGGCAGGCGCTGTCCCTGGCCAAGGCCGGGGGCGATGCGGCACTGAACGCCAAGCTGCAGGCGGCCTTCCGCAACGACCCCACGCTGCGCACCGGCTCGGGCATCGACGCGCCGCTGGCGGCCTACATCGGGCGTGCCATCGCGCAGCTCGCCGAACCCCATTCCCTTTGAACGACCAGGAACCTCCAGTGACCGCCATGCCCCGGGCCAACGCCCATTTCTTCACCGGCAACTACGCCCCGCTCACCGAGGAGCACGACATCGCGGCCCTCGCCATCGACGGTGCGATCCCGCCGGAACTCTCGGGCACGCTCTACCGCGTGGGGCCGAGCCCGCAGCACGCACCGCGCGACGACAACTACCACTGGTTTTCGGGCGACGGCATGGTGCATGCGTTTCACATCGACGGCGGGCAGGTGGCGTACCGCAACCGCTGGGCGCGCACGCCCAAGTGGCAGCTGGAGAACGAGGCCGGGCGCGCGCTGTTCGGCTCCTTCGGCAACCCCGCGACCAGCGATCCGGCGGTGATCGGGCGCAACAGCGGCACGGCCAACACCAGCATGCTCTGGCACGGCGGCCGGCTGTTCGCGCTCGAGGAATCGCACCAGCCCTTCGAGCTCGACGCCTTCACGCTGGCATCGAGAGGGCACCAGAGCTTCGGCGACCGCCTGACGACGCGCTGCACCGCGCATCCGAAGCGCGACCCGCAAACCGGCGAGCTGCATTTCTTTGCCTACTCACCCGACGGCCCCGGCACGCCCGGCATGCTCTACGGCGTGATGGACAGCCAGTGCGAAGTGACCGCGCTGCAGACCTTCGACGCACCGTACGCCAGCATGGCGCACGACTTCATGCTGACGCGCGGGCACGTGCTCTTTCCGGTCATGCCCCTGACCACCAGCGTGGAGCGCGCAATGCGCGGCCTGCCGCTGCTGGCCTGGGATGCCGACAAGCGCACCCACGTCGGCGTGCTGCGGCGCGGTGCCGCGGTCGACACCCTGCGCTGGTTCGAGACCGAGGCCTGCCATATGTTCCACGTCATGAACGCGTGGGACGAGGGCGACACCGTCATCGCGCTCGTGATGCAGTCGGACACCGCGCCCGGTCTGCCCGATGCGCAGGGCCGCCCCGGCGACCCGCACGCGATGGCCGCGCGCCTGTGCCGATGGACCTTCGACCTGGCCGGCACCGGCAATGGTTTCCAGCGCGAGTACCTCGACGATCTGGTGGGGGAGTTCCCGCGCATCGACGAGCGTTTCGCGGGCAGCCGCACTCGGTACGGCTTCTATGCCTGCCATGCGACCGCCCGTGCCCGGGGCGATGCCGAGAGCGTGCTTTTCGACAGCCTTGCGCGCATCGACCTGGAGACCGGCGAGCGCCACCTCCACACGCTGCCGCCGGGCGATGTCGTGTCGGAGCCGGTGTTCGTGCCGCGCGCACCGCGCGCCGACGAAGGCGACGGCTGGCTCCTGGCCGTGGTCTGGCGCGAGAAGACCTGGCGCAGCGACCTGATCGTGCTCGACGCCCGCGACCTGCGCGCTGCGCCGGTCGCGACAGCCCGGCTGCCGCACCGCGTGCCGTTCGGCTTCCACGGCAACTGGCGGCCGAACGCGTAGCCGCCGGCGGGTCAGCGTGGCAGCGCCAGCGCGAACGGCAGGCTTGCCACGCCCAGGATGGTCGACAGCGTGACCAACCCCGCGACATACGGCCCGTTGTAGCCCATGCGCGCCGCCAGCACATAGGCACTCGACGCGGTCGGCACGGCCGAGAAGGCCATCAGCACCGAAGCCTGCGTCGCATCCAGCTTCAAGGCCAGCGACAACCCCCAAGCGACGAGCGGCAAAAAGAAATGCCGTATCGCCAACACCGACACCGCCAGCGTCTTGCCTCGCCCCAGCGTCGCGAACTGCATGCCCGCACCCGCCGCAAGCAGCCCCAGCGCCAGCGACGCCGCTCCGATGCGCGTGAGCGTCGGCGTGAGCCAGGTCGGCACCGTGAGGCCCAGCACATTGGCGATCAGCCCCGCCAGCGTCGCCACGATCAGCGGGTTGCGCACGAGCTGCCGCACGAAGCCGGTCTGCGCGTGGCGCGTCATCGGCCACACGGCGGCGATGTTGAACATCGGCACGCACACGCCGATCAGCACGGCGATGAGCAACAAGCCCTCGGGCCCGGCCAGCCGCTCGGCCAGCGCCAGGCAGATGAACGAATTGAAGCGGAACGCGATCTGCGCGCTGGCGGCGTGGTCGTGGCGGTCGATGTGCGAGCGCAGGCCCGGCACGAAGGGCAGGGCGTAGGCCATCGCGATGCCGGCCAGCCCGACGCCGACGCCCGCGGTCAGCAGGCTCGAGGTGGCACCAAAGTCGAGCGGGCTGCGCACGATCGAATGGAACAACAGGACGGGAAATAGAAAGTAATACACCAGGCTCTCGACCTGGTCCCACACGCGGCGGTCGAGCGCGGTGTAGCGGCACAGGAGCCAGCCGATGGCGATGAGGGAGAAGTCGGGGAAGAGCAGCTGCGCGTAGTTCACCGCTTCGAGCATAAACCGCCACAACTGTGGGTATTCCACAGCATGAAGGAAAGCCCCGACCCGCTAGCATCCGGGCTTCGCTTTTTTCCGGCCCCGGCCGGTCCCGTCTAGTCAAGGAGTTATCGATGCAACGTCGTCAATGGAGCGCGCTTGCGGGCGCCGCCGCGCTGGTCGCAGTGGCAGGTCAGAGTTTCGCGCAGGGCTATCCCACCAAGCCGGTCGAACTGAGTGTGCCGTTCGCACCCGGCGGCACGACGGACATCGTGGCGCGCGTGATCGCCGACCCGCTGGGCAAGGTGCTGGGCCAGCCCGTGGTGGTGATCAACCGCGCCGGTGGCGGCGGCATCGTGGGTGCGGCCGAAACCGCGCGTGCGCCGGCCGACGGCTACAAGCTGGGCGTGGCCACGGTGTCGAGCACGGCGGCCAACCCGGCCATCAACCCGAAGACGCCGTACGACCCGATCACCGACTTCACGCCGATCATCAACATCGCGGCCACGCCGAACGTGATCGCGGTGAACCCGAGCTTCCCGGCCAAGAACTACGCCGAGTTCGTGGCCGAGCTGAAGAAGAACCCGGGCAAGTATTCGTACGCCTCGTCGGGCACGGGCGGCATTGGCCACCTGCTGATGGAGCTGTACAAGAGCCTGACCACGACCTTCGTCACGCACATCCCGTACCGCGGCGCGGGCCCGGCGCTGAACGACGTGGTGGCCGGTCAGGTGCCGATCATCTTCGACAACCTGCCCTCGGCGATGCCCTTCATCCAGAGCGGCCGCCTGGTGCCGATCGTGGTGTCGGCACCGACGCGCGTGGCCGGCCTGCCGAACGTGCCGACCTTCAAGGAAGTCGGCCTGGAGCCGGTCAACCGCATGGCTTACTACGGCATCCTCGGCCCCAAGGGCCTGCCGAAGGAAGTGGTCGACAAGATCAACGCGGGCGTGAAGAAGGCGGTGGAAGATCCGGCCGTGAAGAAGCGCATCGAAGACACCGGCTCGCTGATCGTGGCCAACTCGCCCGACCAATTCGCCGCGCAGATCAAGGCCGAGTTCGACGTGTACAAGCAGGTCGTGAAGAAGCAGAACCTCAAGCTCGACTGAGCCCCTTCGCTTCCCCCAAAAGCCGCCCGCGTTCCGGGCGGCTTTTTCTTTTGTTATCTTGCACCGCATGACCGAGGCCGCTGCCGCTCCCCCCACCGCCGACATCGACACCTTCATCGACGCCCTCTGGCTCGAGGACGGGCTGTCGAAGAACACGCTGGCCGCCTACCGCCGCGACCTCGCGCTGTTCGCGCAGTGGCTGCGCGAACAGCGGGGCGGCATGGGGCTCGATGCCGCGCGCGAGACCGACCTGCAGGCCTACATGGGCGTGCGCCTGTCCACCAAGGGCAAGGCGACCTCGGCGAACCGCCGGCTCACGGTGTTCAAGCGCTACTACCGCTGGGCGCTGCGCGAGCGCCGCATCACGGCCGACCCGAGCATCCGCCTCATGCCCGCGCGCCAGATGCCGCGCGCCATCAAGACGCTGTCCGAGAAGCAGGTCGACGACCTGCTGGCCGCACCCGACGTCGAGAGCCCGCTCGGCCTGCGCGACCGCGCCATGCTGGAGCTGATGTACGCGAGCGGCCTGCGCGTGAGCGAGCTGGTCGCCCTGAAGGCGATCGACATGAGCCTCAACGACGGCGTGCTGCGCGTGCTCGGCAAGGGCAACAAGGAACGCCTCGTGCCCTTCGGCGGCGAGGCGCGGCGCTGGATCGAACGCTATCTCGACGAATCGCGTCCCGTGATCCTCGACGGCCAGCAGACGCCCGACCTGTTCGTGACCGCACGCGGCGCGGGCATGACGCGCGTGATGTTCTGGGTCATCGTGAAGAAGCAGGCGGCCGCGGCCGGCATCCACGTGCCGCTGTCGCCGCACACGCTGCGCCATGCGTTCGCCACGCACCTGTTGAACCACGGCGTCGATCTGCGCGCGGTGCAGCTGCTGCTGGGGCACGCCGACATCTCGACCACCACCATCTACACGCACGTGGCGCGCGAGCGCCTGAAGCAGCTGCACGCGGCGCACCATCCGCGCGGCTGATTGCACGACGGCGCGGAGGCATCCTGACTACTCTGTTGAGTCTTGCGTGATGTCGATCAACGCGCCCCTTGTGGGCTGCTATTGCATTCTTTGTGCTGGTGTCGCTTCGATTGTTGAAAACATCAAAATGAGGATTAGGGCTGTTCACACGGTGGTTCTCGAAGTCCTCGCCAGTTGAATCGCCTATCCAATCGTCGGAGTCGCGCAGAACTGTCTGCCCGAGCGTCACGATGACATGCTCGATGTACCGCGTAGTTGATGCGCGCTCCGGGATCTCGCACTTCCCATTGGTCTTACCCATCGCCATCTTCGCCGCGTAGCAGCAATCTTTGACTTTACCCGGGGGCATCCGAACGGCGGGCTCTAAATGAAAAGAGTTCGCCCAATTTTGCTAGCTGGGGCCCTCGATAATCGTCAAATCCTGCGCCTCGTCTATATTAGTGTCGGACGCACTATTTGGAGGAAAAGATGACCGGTGAAGACTCGATAAAAGTTGCCAAAGAGGGCGTGTCGCTTGTTGTCGAAGTCATTAAGGCTGCGGGTGATAACCCGCAGGTGAAGGAAGCTGCGAGTAATCTCGGCCAAACTGCAGTGACGCTGACGAAGACCATAAACAATGTTCTTGTCCCGCTAGCGGCCATTAACTTCGCCTTCGATAAGGCAAGAATCTACTTCGCAGGAAAATTTCAGCAGGAGATCGCCGAAAAAACGTCGGAAATCCCTCCCGAGCACATCGTGGAGCCGAAGGCTTCCATCGCTGGTCCGATGTTGCAGGGACTTGCGTTCACCCATGAAGAGCCCGACCTCAAAGAGATGTATCTCAATCTGTTGGCAACTTCCATGGATGGGCGAACGGCTTCGGTTGCTCATCCCGCATTCGTTGAAATCATCAAGCAGCTTGACAGCGTTGATGCAAAAATGATTCGTGGCCTGCTCCAATCTCGGGTCGCGATTCCAATCGTTCAGATTCACAAAAAGCTACCTGGAAACGGTGGCTACAACGTACTTATCGAACACTTGTTGAATCTGAGTGACCCACAGGGTGAGGCCGCTGAGCGTGTAGGTGTCCCGGCGATGGTTGACAACTGGATCCGTCTCGGCCTAGTTAGCGTTGCCTACGATAAGTTCTTCACCGATGAGGCTCTCTATTCATGGGTGGAAAGACGTCCTGAATTCCTGCGACTAAGCCAAGAACCTCAATCTGACGGAGCAAAGGTTGAGTTCCAGAAGGGCATCTTGCAATGCACCTCGCTTGGAAAACGTTTTGCGGATGCGGTGGGCCTGTAGCAGTTCCGAAAGAGTTCATTGGTTACGTGATTCGGCGGCACTTTGGCAAGGTGCACGCGCTCTCAGTTCTTGCGCTTGCGCGCTTCGATGGCCGGCACCAGCGTGTCGTAGAAGGCGCTCACCATGCGCATCTCGCGCCGCTCGGCGAGGCACAGCACGTGGGCGTAGGTAAAAATTTCGGTGTCGCTGAAGCCGACCATGTGCAGGTTGGGCCCCGGCACAAACTCCACGCCCGACACGGCCGCGATGCCCAGGCCTTGCGCCACGGCTTCGCGGATCACTTCGCGACTGCTGATCTCCATCACCACGTCGACCTCGACCTTGGCTTTGGCCAGCGCCAGTTCGAGCGCTTTGCGCGTGGTCGATCCTTGCTCGCGCAGGATGAGCCGTTCGCCCTGCAGCTCTGCGAGCCGGATGTTGCGCCGCTTCGCAAAGCGGTGCGTGGAGGGCACGAACATCACGACCGGGTGCTGGCTGAAGGGCACCGACAGAAAGCGGTCGTCGCGCACCAGCTGCGCGAGCACGCCGACGTCGGCGCTGTAGTCGAGCAGGCGGTCGAGCACGTCCTGTGAATTGCCGGTGCTCACCGTGACCTTCACGTCGGGGTAGCGCAGGCTGAAGTCGACCAGCATCTTGGTCACGTGGTACGGGCCCACGGCCGCCACGCGCAGGTGGCCGGTGCGCAGCGTGCCGGCATCGCCGAGCAGTGCCACCGCATCGCCTTCGAGGCTGAAGATCTGCTGCGCGAGCTGCATGAGCTGTTCGCCGATTTCGGTGAGCTGCACGCGCCGGCCGCGCCGGTGGAAGAGCTCGACCTGGTAGGCCTCTTCGAGAAAGCGCACCTGCGTGGTGATGGTGGGCTGGCTCACATGCAGGTGTTCGGCAGCCCGCGTGAAGCTGCCTTCGCGGGCCACGGCATAGAAGGAACGCAGCTGGGTGAGGCGCATCGCGGGAGCCTTTCTGATCTATAGCTTCAGTATATAGATCATCGAAAAAATTTGAATTTGATAGATACGAGTACCAGTGATGTACTCGCGCTCAAGACGGACCAGGCCTCGACAGAAACACGCCGGACGTCCCGAATCCTCACGCTGTCATCACCATGACACGCACGACTGGAAGACTCGAAACGGGTACTTTTGCCCTTCGAAACGACCTGAGGATTCCATGCAACGCAGACCACTGGAGACAACCATGATGAAGCGTAGAAAGTTGCTGCTCGGCACTGCCGCCGTGACAGCGTCCGCCTTCGTGCCGATGGCACGGGCACAGCAGGTTCTCACTGTCGGGCTGATTCCTTCCGAGGATTCGCGCGCCATGATTGCCAACAGCCAGGCCATGATGGACATGCTGTCCAAGGCCCTCGGTTTCGCGGTCAAGCCCTTCGTGGCGGCCGACTACAACGGGGTGATCGAAGCGCTGCGTTCCAAGCGGCTCGACGTGGCCTACCTCGGCCCGTTCTCTTATGTGCTGGGCACCACGGTGGCCGACATCGAGGCCTTTGCAGTGGCCGAGACCAAGAAGGCCGGGCGCTCCTACTATCACAGCCAGATCGTGACCCACAAGGACACCGGCATCAAGACGGTGGCCGACCTCAAGGGCAAGACCTTCGCCTTTGTCGACCCCAGCTCGACCTCGGGCCATCTGTTCCCGAAGGCCGGCCTGATGAAGGCGGGCTTCAATCCCGACAAGGATTTCGGCCGCGTGATTTTTTCGGGCTCGCACGACTCGAGCGCGATCGCGGTGCAGAACAAGAAGGTGGACGCCGCGGCCATTGCCGACCGCATCCTCGACGCTGCCGTGTCCAAGGGCCTGGTCAAGCGCGAGGACCTGGTCGAGGTCTGGAAGTCGGAACCGATTCCCGAGTCGCCCACCGTGTGGCGCAAAGACCTGCCTGCCGACCTGAAGAAGCGCGTGCAGGCCGCCTTCCTGCAGGTGAAGGACATTCCCTGGTCCGACCAGGGTCTGCTCAACGGTTTCCACCCGACCAACGACGCGGCCTACGACATCATCCGCGACACGGCCAAGGTGCTGAACCTCGACCTGAGGAAGATGAAATGATCGAGATCCGCGGGCTGTGCAAGCGCTACGGCGACTTCACCGCGCTCCACCGTGTCGACCTCACGGTGGCCAAGGGTGAGTTCGTCGTCATCCTCGGCGCGTCGGGTGCGGGCAAGTCGACCTTGCTGCGTTGCATCAACCACCTGGCCGAGCCGAGCGAAGGCGAGATCCATGTGGACGGCGAGCGCTCGCGCGGCGACCGCGCCGGGCTGCGCAAGGTGCGTCGCGACGTGGCGATGATCTTCCAGCACTACAACGTGGTGCCGCGCCTGTCGGTGCTCAAGAACGTGCTGACGGGGCGGCTGGGTTCCATGCCCGCGATGCTGTCGTGGTTCCAGGTGTTCCCCTCGAAGGACATCGCCATCGCCCGCGAATGCCTGCGCCGCGTCGAGCTCGACCACAAGGCCGACTTGCGCACCGACACGCTCTCGGGCGGACAGAAGCAGCGCGTGGGCATTGCCCGCGCGCTGGCGCAAAAGCCGAAGGTGATCCTGGCCGACGAGCCCGTCGCCAGCCTCGACCCCAAGACCTCGCGCAAGGTGCTGAACTACCTGAAGCAGGCCAGTCGGCAGGACGGCATCACGGTGATCTGCAACCTGCACCAGGTCGACTACGCCCGCGAGTTCGCGCAGCGCGTGATCGGCGTGGCGGGCGGACGCATCGTGTTCGAAGGCCGGCCCGACGAGCTGACCGACGAGGTGCTGCACCTCATCTATCCGGGCGGCGTGGACGAAGGCGCTGAAGTCGCCCCTGCAGGCGCAGAGCCTGCAACGTCGACCTTGCCCGCCGCGGCCCTTCATGCGGTGCCGGCGCGCACCGCCCCGCAACTCGCCATGGAGCAATCATGATTGCCATCGGACGCTTCAATGTGCTGATCGCCAAGAGCGGTGGCAACCCCGGGTGGTGGAAATACGCCGTGGCCGTGCTCGCCGGCATCGGCGTGCTCTGGTGGGCCGCCATCGGCAGCCAGGTGAGCTTCGGCGAACTGGCCAAGGGCATGCCGTGGATCGCCGACTTCCTCGGGCGCATGCTGCCGCCCAACTGGGAGTTCATGCAGAAGCTCGTGGGCCCCGCCATCGAGACCGTGCAGATCGCGCTGTGGGGCACGCTGCTGGCGGTGATCCTGGCAGTGCCGCTGTGCTTCTTCGCGGCGCGCAACATCTCGCCGAACGTCGCCGTGTTTCATGCGATGCGGCAGGTGCTCAACATCACGCGCGGCATCAACGAGATCATCCTGGCGCTGATCTTCGTGGCGGCCGTCGGCCTCGGTCCGTTCCCCGGCGTGCTGGCGCTGGCGCTGCACGGTGCGGGCATGCTCGGCAAGTTCTTCGCCGAGTCGATCGAGGAGATCGACCAGGGCCCGCTCGAAGCGCTGCGCGCCACCGGTGCAGGGCCGATCCAGACCATCATCTTCGGCGTCATTCCGCAGGTGGTCACCGCGTGGATCGGCGTGATCGTCTACCGCTTCGAGACCAACCTGCGCCAGGCCACCGTGCTGGGCATGGTGGGCGCGGGCGGCATCGGCTTCGAGCTCGTGGGCAGCATGAAGCTGTTCCAGTACCAGGACACGGCCACCTGCATCCTGGTGATCGTCGTGATGGTCATGACCGCCGACTACCTCTCGACCCGGCTGCGCGGCTGGATCCAGCAGGGCGCGCACCGGTGACCCGCTCGTTCTTCGCGTCTCTCCCCGCGGCGTTTGCCGCCTCCTGAAGAAACCCCTCCATGAGCGCCAACTACCACAACCCCGTGCACAGCGTGTACGGGGCAGGGGCCCTGCTGTCCCTGCCGAAGCTGCTCGAAGGCCGGCGCGCCGCGCTGGTGACCTTTCCCGAGGCGCGTGCGCTGGGCCTGCTCGACCGGCTGGAGGCCGTGCTCGGGGACGCGCTGGCCTGCACGCTCGACCAGACGCGGCCCAACCCCGACGTGGCGGAACTGGCCGAAACCTACGAGTGGTTCTGGCGCACGCATGCCGACGTCGAGGTGATCGTCGCGGTCGGCGGCGGCAGCGCCATCGACACGGCGAAGGCGCTGATGGTGGCCGACGACCACGGGCGCTTTGCCGATCTGGTGGCCGGGCTCGCGGGCGAGCGGCCCTTCGTGGCCACGCGCCACAAGACGCTCATCGCCGTGCCCACCACGGCGGGCACCGGCAGCGAGGTCACGCCCTGGGCCACCATCTGGGACCGCGAGCGGCAGAAGAAGTACTCGCTGCACCTGCCGCAGACCTGGCCGAGCCATGCCATCGTCGATCCCGAGCTGATGTTGTCGCTGCCCGCGGCGGTCACGCTGCAGAGTGGGCTCGATGCGCTGTCGCATGCGCTCGAAGCGATCTGGAACGTCAACGCCAATCCGATGTCCGACACCTTCGCTGTCGCGGCCGTGCAGGACACGCTGGAGGTGCTGCCGCAGCTCATGGCCCGGCTCGACGACGTGGCGCTGCGCGGGCGCATGGCGCTCGCGGCGCTGAAGGCGGGCATGGCGTTCTCCAACACCAAGACCGCGCTCGCGCATTCCATCTCGTACGAGATGACGCTGCGCTACGGCCTGCCGCACGGCATTGCCTGTTCGTTCCCGCTGCCGATGGTGCTGGCGCGGGCCATTGGCCGCCGGCCCGACCGCGACGCGGTGCTGGCGCAGGCGCTGCGCATGCCGCTGGCCGAGGCGCCGGCGCTGCTCGCTGCCTTCATCGAATCGCTGGGCGTGAAGACGCGTTTCGCCGACTACGGTGTGGGCGAGGACGAGGCGCGCGAGATGCTGCGCCATGCGCAGGGCGGGGCGCGCGGGCGCAACTTCATCGGCAACGATGTGGAGGCGCAAGAAGCCTGAGAAGGTGCGAGCCGGAGGTCCGGCGATGTTTCAAAATGGACGCTCTTATTCAAGAGACATCGAGAGACATCCATGAACCTTCGCAGACTCTGCACCGGCCTCGCGCTGGCCACGACCGCCGGCCTGGCCATCGCCCAGGGCTATCCCACCGCCAAGCCCATCCGCCTGATCGTCGGCTACCCGCCCGGCGGCGGCATCGACTTTGCGGCGCGCACGGTGCAGGTGCCGCTGCAGGAAGCGCTGAAGCAGCAGCTGGTGGTCGACTACAAGCCAGGCGCCAGCGGCATGATCGCGGCCACCGAGCTCACGCGCCAGCCGGCCGACGGCTACACGCTGCTGCTGGCCAACACCGGCCCCTTCGCCATCGCGCCGTACCTGCAGAGCAAGCCGCCGTACGACCCGATCAAGCAGTTCACCTACATCGGCCAGATCAGCCAGGGCAGCTACATCGCCGTGACGCGGCCCGACCATCCGGCGAAGAACCTCAAGGAGTTCGTGGCGTGGGCCAAGGGCCAGCCCGGCAAGGTCAACTTCGCCTCGGGTGGCAACGGCACCTCGACGCACCTGAACGGCGAGCTCATGAATCAGGTGACGGGCCTGGACATGACGCACGTGCCGTACAAGGGCAGCGCACCTGCGGTGCAAGACCTGCTCGGCGGGCAGACGCAGATCCTCATCGACGCGGGCAGCGTGCTGCTGCCGCAGGTGAAGGGCGGCAAGCTCAAGGCGCTGGCCGTGACCGGCCCGGTGCGCGACCCGCAACTGCCCGACGTGCCGACGGTGAAGGAACTGGGCCTCGCAGGCATGGAGGCAGTCGGCTTCCAGGGGCTGGTCGGCCCCGCCAACATGCCGAAGGACGTGGTCGATCGCCTGTCGGGTGAACTCGCCAAGGCCTTGGCGACGCCCGAGATCAAGGCCAAGTTCGCGACGGCCGGCGCCGAGGTGCATCCGCTCGGCCCGGCGGCGTTTGCGGCTTTCGTCAAGGCGGACAATGAGAAATGGTCCAAGCTGATCCGCGAACGCAAGCTGCAGCTGGACTGACCGATCTTTCTCCTTCTCCTCGACGCATGCCTTTCATCGACACCATGAACTTCCTCGCCGCCTCCAAGCACTCGCGCCGCACCACGACCCGGCTGCTCGCCGCCGCGGCGCTGTGCGCGGCCAGCGGCGCGCATGCGCAGGCCGTGCCGCGCACCGTGCGGCTCATCGTGGCCTACCCGGCGGGCGGCGTGAGCGACGTGGTCGCCCGCGCGCTCGGCGACCGGCTCGCCACGCAACTGGGCACCACGGTGATCGTCGACAACCGCGCGGGCGCGAGCGGGGCCATCGGCATGGACGCCGTGGCCAAGGCCGCGCCCGACGGCGCGACGCTGGGCTTCTCGGCCATCAGCCCGCTGGTGCTGAGCCCGCACCTGGGCAAGCTGCCGTTCGACCCGCTGAAGGACATCGTGCCGGTGGCCAGCGTGATGTATTCGCCCGTGCTGCTGGTCGCTACGCCCGCCAGCAAGGCGAAAGATTTCCGCGCACTGATTGCCGAGGCCAAGGCGCAGCCTGGCGCAGTGCGCTGGGCCACGTCGGGGCCGGCCTCGCTCGGGCACATCGTGCTCGAGCAGGTGCGCGCGACGGCCGGCGTGGACATCACGCACGTGCCTTACAAGGGCGGCGGCCAGCAGCTCAACGACGCGCTGAGCGGGCAGTTTGAAATTTTGTCGACCAACGCCAGCCCGACGTTGTCGGCGCACATCCAGTCGGGCAAGCTGCGCCCGCTGGCGGCCGGCGCGCCCGCGCGGCTCGAGAGCCTGCCGCAGGTGCCCACGCTGGCCGAGCTGGGCTACAGCGCGGCCAACATCCATTCGCTGTTCGGCGTGTTCGCGCCCGCGGGCACGCCGGCGGCGCTGGTCGCGAAGTACAACGCCGAGATCAACAAGGCGCTCGCCAGCCCCGAGCTGCGCGCCAAGCTCACGGCCACCGACAACGTGCCCGCCACGGGCACGCCCGCCGCCTTCGCCAAGGAAATCGCCAGCGAGTTCGAGAGCAACGGCCGCATCGTGAAGGCCGCGGGCATCAAGGCCGATTGACCCCGGCGCTTGCAGGGGTGAGATTGCCTACCTTATAGTAGGTAGATGCACGACGCTTCCACCCTGGCCCCCGGCGGCACCCGCGATCAGATTCTTGCGGTGGCGCGCGGGCTCATCGAAACCCGTTCGTACCTGGGCTTCAGCTTCCAGGACGTGGCCAACGCGGTGGGCGTGCGCAAGGCCAGCCTCTACCACCACTTTCCCACCAAGGAAGCGCTGGGCATTGCGGTGATTCAGGGCGCCACGCAGGGCTTCAAGGACTGGGTGGCGGCGCGCGCGCGCGAGCCCCAGGACGCGCTCGAATCC
Encoded here:
- a CDS encoding DUF4393 domain-containing protein; this encodes MTGEDSIKVAKEGVSLVVEVIKAAGDNPQVKEAASNLGQTAVTLTKTINNVLVPLAAINFAFDKARIYFAGKFQQEIAEKTSEIPPEHIVEPKASIAGPMLQGLAFTHEEPDLKEMYLNLLATSMDGRTASVAHPAFVEIIKQLDSVDAKMIRGLLQSRVAIPIVQIHKKLPGNGGYNVLIEHLLNLSDPQGEAAERVGVPAMVDNWIRLGLVSVAYDKFFTDEALYSWVERRPEFLRLSQEPQSDGAKVEFQKGILQCTSLGKRFADAVGL
- a CDS encoding carotenoid oxygenase family protein; protein product: MPRANAHFFTGNYAPLTEEHDIAALAIDGAIPPELSGTLYRVGPSPQHAPRDDNYHWFSGDGMVHAFHIDGGQVAYRNRWARTPKWQLENEAGRALFGSFGNPATSDPAVIGRNSGTANTSMLWHGGRLFALEESHQPFELDAFTLASRGHQSFGDRLTTRCTAHPKRDPQTGELHFFAYSPDGPGTPGMLYGVMDSQCEVTALQTFDAPYASMAHDFMLTRGHVLFPVMPLTTSVERAMRGLPLLAWDADKRTHVGVLRRGAAVDTLRWFETEACHMFHVMNAWDEGDTVIALVMQSDTAPGLPDAQGRPGDPHAMAARLCRWTFDLAGTGNGFQREYLDDLVGEFPRIDERFAGSRTRYGFYACHATARARGDAESVLFDSLARIDLETGERHLHTLPPGDVVSEPVFVPRAPRADEGDGWLLAVVWREKTWRSDLIVLDARDLRAAPVATARLPHRVPFGFHGNWRPNA
- a CDS encoding MerR family transcriptional regulator → MYLRIGELARRTGLTVRALRHYDDIGLLVPSQRSDGGYRLYDRTDVARLYRIQALRRLDLSLAEIQGLLDRAADGLSEVVAQQLSQLEREIAQATALRTHLLTLQAQLQARTEPAIDDWLVALERTVAGAKYFSDDELGRLQAGRDGFADAVAPERAELTTTLHALVAAGASPESAQAQALAQRWIALLLEEAGGDEALLMQLYAMHWNEPALHSLTGVDRAGMQFISHAMAYARLQRYGAHCDAAEMALLAQHYVAQTDAWPPLIADVRQQMRQGAAPDSAPVRVLAARWQALSLAKAGGDAALNAKLQAAFRNDPTLRTGSGIDAPLAAYIGRAIAQLAEPHSL
- a CDS encoding AEC family transporter produces the protein MLEAVNYAQLLFPDFSLIAIGWLLCRYTALDRRVWDQVESLVYYFLFPVLLFHSIVRSPLDFGATSSLLTAGVGVGLAGIAMAYALPFVPGLRSHIDRHDHAASAQIAFRFNSFICLALAERLAGPEGLLLIAVLIGVCVPMFNIAAVWPMTRHAQTGFVRQLVRNPLIVATLAGLIANVLGLTVPTWLTPTLTRIGAASLALGLLAAGAGMQFATLGRGKTLAVSVLAIRHFFLPLVAWGLSLALKLDATQASVLMAFSAVPTASSAYVLAARMGYNGPYVAGLVTLSTILGVASLPFALALPR
- the xerD gene encoding site-specific tyrosine recombinase XerD, translated to MTEAAAAPPTADIDTFIDALWLEDGLSKNTLAAYRRDLALFAQWLREQRGGMGLDAARETDLQAYMGVRLSTKGKATSANRRLTVFKRYYRWALRERRITADPSIRLMPARQMPRAIKTLSEKQVDDLLAAPDVESPLGLRDRAMLELMYASGLRVSELVALKAIDMSLNDGVLRVLGKGNKERLVPFGGEARRWIERYLDESRPVILDGQQTPDLFVTARGAGMTRVMFWVIVKKQAAAAGIHVPLSPHTLRHAFATHLLNHGVDLRAVQLLLGHADISTTTIYTHVARERLKQLHAAHHPRG
- a CDS encoding tripartite tricarboxylate transporter substrate binding protein BugE, with amino-acid sequence MQRRQWSALAGAAALVAVAGQSFAQGYPTKPVELSVPFAPGGTTDIVARVIADPLGKVLGQPVVVINRAGGGGIVGAAETARAPADGYKLGVATVSSTAANPAINPKTPYDPITDFTPIINIAATPNVIAVNPSFPAKNYAEFVAELKKNPGKYSYASSGTGGIGHLLMELYKSLTTTFVTHIPYRGAGPALNDVVAGQVPIIFDNLPSAMPFIQSGRLVPIVVSAPTRVAGLPNVPTFKEVGLEPVNRMAYYGILGPKGLPKEVVDKINAGVKKAVEDPAVKKRIEDTGSLIVANSPDQFAAQIKAEFDVYKQVVKKQNLKLD